In a single window of the Aminomonas paucivorans DSM 12260 genome:
- a CDS encoding IclR family transcriptional regulator, whose protein sequence is MAEMSGVRVLERGIAVLSLLAGAEEPLGVSEIGRQTELSKATAFRLLATLVEHDLVIKDPKGNYQIGPKVLFWAGGFNKHSSLIHISKPYIEELNRRTSETVHLFSYDNRAAYYIHRIESPQKVRLSAEIGVNPVLYSTAAGRAILSCLPEEELRDYLERTVLERRTPYTCADPESLREIVRIARERGFSEENQENEEGIRCVGAAIRNSEGYPVGAVSVTAPEYRLPDERAREFGLLIQGVARQISRHFGFRG, encoded by the coding sequence ATGGCGGAAATGAGCGGGGTTCGGGTCCTGGAGAGGGGCATCGCGGTCCTGTCCCTCCTGGCGGGGGCTGAGGAACCCCTGGGGGTCTCCGAGATCGGTCGGCAGACGGAGCTTTCCAAGGCCACGGCGTTTCGCCTCCTGGCCACCCTGGTGGAGCACGACCTGGTCATCAAGGATCCCAAGGGGAACTACCAGATCGGCCCGAAGGTGCTCTTCTGGGCGGGGGGGTTCAACAAGCACTCCAGCCTGATCCACATCTCCAAGCCCTACATCGAGGAACTCAACCGCCGGACCTCCGAGACCGTCCACCTCTTCTCCTACGACAACCGGGCGGCCTACTACATCCACCGGATCGAGAGCCCCCAGAAGGTGCGCCTGTCCGCGGAGATCGGGGTGAACCCGGTGCTGTACTCCACCGCCGCGGGGCGGGCCATCCTGTCCTGCCTGCCGGAGGAGGAGCTTCGGGACTACCTGGAGCGCACGGTCCTCGAGCGGCGCACCCCCTACACCTGTGCGGACCCGGAGTCACTCCGGGAGATCGTCCGGATCGCCCGGGAGCGGGGCTTCTCCGAGGAGAACCAGGAGAACGAGGAGGGGATCCGGTGCGTGGGCGCCGCGATCCGCAACTCCGAGGGCTACCCCGTGGGGGCGGTGAGCGTCACCGCTCCGGAGTACCGCCTTCCGGACGAGCGGGCCCGGGAGTTCGGCCTGCTGATCCAAGGGGTGGCGCGACAGATCTCCCGACACTTCGGCTTCCGGGGCTGA
- a CDS encoding PucR family transcriptional regulator, whose protein sequence is MRLDNLLKLDPFEGVEVVAGTERLDNEVSWVNLMEILDDLHQLQPGEFLISTGFGLWDDPSAAEAIVSELARRGIAGLALQTGYYIEEIPPSFVAAAKRHALPLMSLPKRLSFSRITKTLFDILGLAPRNPEERTLALRIRSSEGLTRPLMDNLLDDLLDRSVDTSYRNFYIRAESLGFRTDLSYRVGVLRLIPDPERPWNSEDLERLEGELLETLRGRPFPFAAMYWRRRPRHLTVLFHAPGEEKGPFLEALSHLCRVHREFDLLMGIGESKEDLDCIAESYEEAQVALDLSRHREFRSPVTSFRDVAVLHLLGGANDRGELQRFCSGTIRPLAEYDRANRSQLVLTLRTYLRDRNKNRTAQVLFIHRQTLAYRLRKIREITHRDLEDPDDLLALQLGLLADSLLSR, encoded by the coding sequence GTGCGTCTGGACAACCTCTTGAAGCTCGACCCCTTCGAGGGGGTCGAGGTGGTGGCGGGGACGGAGCGCCTGGACAACGAGGTCTCCTGGGTGAACCTCATGGAGATCCTGGACGACCTGCATCAGCTCCAGCCCGGGGAGTTCCTCATCTCCACGGGCTTCGGGCTCTGGGACGACCCGTCGGCGGCGGAGGCCATCGTCTCGGAGCTGGCACGGCGGGGCATCGCGGGCCTGGCCCTCCAGACGGGGTACTACATCGAGGAGATCCCCCCCTCCTTCGTGGCCGCCGCAAAGCGTCACGCCCTTCCCCTGATGAGCCTCCCCAAGCGTCTTTCCTTCAGCCGCATCACCAAGACCCTTTTCGACATCCTGGGGCTCGCCCCCAGGAACCCGGAGGAGCGGACCCTGGCCCTGCGCATCCGAAGCAGCGAGGGGCTGACCCGTCCCCTCATGGACAACCTCCTGGACGACCTGCTGGACCGCAGCGTGGACACCAGCTACCGGAACTTCTACATCCGCGCGGAATCCCTGGGGTTCCGCACGGACCTGTCCTACCGGGTGGGGGTGCTCCGCCTGATCCCGGATCCGGAGCGGCCGTGGAACTCCGAGGACCTGGAGCGCCTGGAGGGGGAGCTGCTGGAGACCCTTCGGGGGCGGCCGTTTCCCTTTGCCGCCATGTACTGGAGGCGCCGCCCCCGACACCTGACGGTGCTGTTCCACGCCCCGGGGGAGGAGAAGGGTCCCTTTCTGGAGGCCCTTTCCCACCTGTGCCGGGTGCACCGGGAGTTCGACCTGCTCATGGGGATCGGGGAGTCCAAGGAGGACCTGGACTGCATCGCGGAGAGCTACGAGGAGGCCCAGGTGGCCCTGGACCTGAGCCGTCACCGGGAGTTCCGCAGCCCCGTCACCTCCTTTCGGGACGTGGCGGTGCTGCACCTCCTCGGGGGGGCCAACGACCGGGGGGAACTGCAACGGTTCTGTTCCGGCACGATCCGTCCCCTGGCGGAATACGACCGGGCCAACCGGAGCCAGCTCGTCCTCACCCTGCGGACCTACCTGCGGGACCGAAACAAGAACCGCACCGCCCAGGTCCTCTTCATCCACCGTCAGACCCTGGCCTACCGGCTCCGGAAGATCCGGGAGATCACCCACCGGGACCTGGAGGACCCGGACGACCTCTTAGCCCTCCAGCTGGGCCTGCTGGCGGATTCCCTCCTGAGCCGCTGA
- a CDS encoding methyl-accepting chemotaxis protein, producing the protein MTIKAKLGLLGAGLACLLALMAGTVYLQGRNVLSRQADTVGLATAENGAREMDQYFGKLEAVVRCAREGALELLEARGAVGDDDLEPLMTRLYQANKDLGVICVYMGLERDGSFADGTGWKEPGDYDARRRSWYREAVEAGRPILTEPYVDGESKTLVVSLATPVRTEKGALLGVAAIDVNLETLSRLVTGQRLLGGGYGFLVGPKGVVLAHPRKELVLKENVLRPSKVIPEALAQGVGRRMVARETGFGDYEALGEGRRVFFAPSAYGPVLALVLPQSLLAGLVNSLALRQLLAGGVTLGVMLVLLALLGRSILRPVEAISRSLKRLGDLDLTRSDVLDRWGRDASEVGAMAGSLGRFHEAMRDILVQIREDVRCSADWAESLSGLSQESLASMEEARASVDRVAALSDAHGEIFRNTREKTEEMEQAALAAAAAAGTGSEEAARTVELSEDVEGQMDHVVQEVLRIGGQAGASAERIREVADSVSSISGFVSTIQGIADQTNLLALNAAIEAARAGEAGRGFAVVAEEVRKLAEESSRAAREVEVRIATLQAKTRGSLESSQESEQALEGTLARAREAQERLGQAMGRIRRLDQVMGELASASQEQALASGELSSAVREAERTTREVGEALGAIRSSSETTSGAAEQVAEVSGRLAQGTNRLRGLLARVALEEGPPGLAERAGEAGAA; encoded by the coding sequence TTGACCATCAAGGCGAAACTGGGCCTTCTGGGGGCGGGTCTGGCCTGCCTCCTGGCCCTCATGGCGGGGACGGTGTACCTCCAGGGACGGAACGTCCTGAGCCGGCAGGCCGACACGGTGGGGCTGGCCACGGCGGAGAACGGCGCCCGGGAGATGGACCAGTACTTCGGCAAGCTGGAGGCGGTGGTGCGGTGCGCCCGGGAGGGGGCCCTGGAGCTTCTGGAGGCCCGGGGCGCGGTGGGGGACGACGACCTGGAACCCCTCATGACGCGACTCTACCAGGCCAACAAGGACCTGGGGGTGATCTGCGTCTACATGGGCCTGGAACGGGACGGCAGCTTCGCCGACGGGACGGGATGGAAGGAGCCGGGGGACTACGACGCCCGCAGGCGGAGCTGGTACCGGGAGGCGGTGGAGGCGGGAAGGCCGATCCTCACGGAGCCCTACGTGGACGGGGAGTCCAAGACCCTGGTGGTGAGCCTGGCGACCCCCGTGCGCACCGAAAAGGGGGCGCTTCTGGGGGTGGCGGCCATCGACGTGAACCTGGAGACCCTCTCCCGGCTGGTGACGGGGCAACGCCTTCTGGGAGGAGGGTACGGTTTTTTGGTGGGGCCCAAGGGGGTCGTGCTGGCCCATCCCCGCAAGGAGCTGGTCCTGAAGGAGAATGTCCTCCGCCCCAGCAAGGTCATCCCGGAGGCGTTGGCCCAGGGGGTGGGACGGCGCATGGTGGCCCGGGAGACGGGGTTCGGGGACTACGAGGCTTTGGGGGAAGGACGGCGGGTCTTCTTCGCTCCCAGCGCCTACGGCCCCGTGCTGGCCCTGGTGTTGCCTCAGTCCCTTCTGGCGGGGCTGGTGAACTCCCTGGCCCTGCGGCAGCTTCTGGCGGGAGGCGTGACCCTGGGGGTGATGCTGGTCCTCCTGGCTCTCCTGGGAAGGAGCATCCTCCGGCCCGTGGAGGCCATCTCCCGATCCCTCAAGAGGCTGGGGGATCTGGACCTGACCCGAAGCGACGTCCTGGACCGGTGGGGGCGGGATGCGTCGGAGGTGGGGGCCATGGCGGGTTCCCTGGGCCGGTTCCACGAGGCCATGAGGGACATCCTGGTCCAGATCCGGGAGGATGTCCGGTGCAGCGCCGACTGGGCGGAATCCCTTTCGGGGCTGTCCCAGGAGTCTTTGGCCTCCATGGAGGAGGCCCGGGCCTCCGTGGACCGGGTGGCAGCCCTGAGCGATGCCCACGGGGAGATCTTCCGAAACACCCGCGAGAAGACCGAGGAGATGGAGCAGGCCGCCCTTGCCGCCGCCGCTGCGGCGGGAACGGGATCCGAGGAGGCGGCCCGGACGGTGGAGCTGTCGGAGGACGTGGAGGGGCAGATGGACCACGTGGTCCAGGAGGTGCTCCGCATCGGGGGGCAGGCCGGAGCCTCGGCGGAGAGGATCCGGGAGGTGGCGGATTCCGTGTCCTCCATTTCCGGCTTCGTATCCACCATCCAGGGCATCGCCGACCAGACGAACCTGCTGGCCTTGAACGCCGCCATCGAGGCGGCCCGGGCGGGGGAGGCGGGACGGGGCTTCGCCGTGGTGGCGGAGGAGGTGCGCAAGCTGGCGGAGGAGTCCAGCCGGGCGGCCCGGGAGGTGGAGGTCCGCATCGCCACCCTTCAGGCCAAGACCCGAGGGTCCCTGGAGTCCTCCCAGGAGTCGGAGCAGGCGCTCGAGGGAACCCTCGCCCGGGCGAGGGAGGCCCAGGAGCGCCTCGGGCAGGCCATGGGGCGGATCCGTCGGCTGGATCAGGTCATGGGGGAACTGGCCTCGGCATCCCAGGAACAGGCCCTGGCCAGCGGGGAACTGTCCTCCGCGGTGCGGGAGGCGGAACGGACCACCAGGGAGGTGGGGGAAGCCCTCGGAGCCATCCGGAGTTCCTCCGAGACCACCTCCGGTGCGGCGGAGCAGGTGGCGGAGGTTTCTGGGCGCCTTGCCCAGGGGACGAACCGCCTTCGGGGCCTCCTGGCCCGGGTTGCCTTGGAGGAGGGGCCTCCCGGGCTTGCGGAAAGGGCGGGAGAGGCCGGGGCGGCGTGA
- the nhaC gene encoding Na+/H+ antiporter NhaC, whose protein sequence is MSEQIGRKPTLAEALAVLFFSGVFIGAGVLYWEVSVHIPIVVAATLAALVGRFVLKRPWTNIEEGMIQGIMMAMQAMLILYIIGMIIGTWIPAGVVPSMISYGLSILSPSVFLLTALIICSIVSLATGSSWSTAGTVGIAFMGIGAGLGIPAPVTAGIIISGAYVGDKMSPLSDTTNLAPAVAGTDLFQHIRAMCWTTIPTYLVVCVIATVMGFRYAGGSLDGAKISAIQAILAGEFHISLLGFVPPIIVIALCVAKCPAIPGLFSGVAAGAAMALMGGYSVGDVLGFTLDGYTAALAGEIAGAPDLGAVAKVLTDHQVVGLSPALAREVGGMLDTLLTRGGMMSMANTIALITCALSFGGIMERCGFLDVVLEAIMKMVRTVGGLVTSVIVSAVLSNLFLGDQYLSLVMPGRIFKSAFEKKGLHARMLSRTLEDAGTMTSSLVPWNTCGAYMSGALGVPTAQYIPYAFLNWLNPLMAILLTYLGIGVAWRGRGGEPVLARTRPEELTHL, encoded by the coding sequence ATGTCCGAACAGATCGGTCGAAAACCCACGTTGGCGGAGGCATTGGCGGTCCTGTTCTTCAGCGGCGTCTTCATCGGAGCGGGGGTGCTGTACTGGGAGGTCTCGGTGCACATCCCCATCGTGGTGGCCGCCACCCTGGCGGCCCTGGTGGGTCGGTTCGTCCTGAAACGTCCCTGGACGAACATCGAGGAGGGGATGATCCAGGGCATCATGATGGCCATGCAGGCCATGCTGATTCTCTACATCATCGGCATGATCATCGGCACCTGGATCCCCGCGGGGGTGGTGCCCAGCATGATCTCCTACGGCCTGTCCATCCTGTCTCCCTCGGTCTTTCTCCTTACCGCCCTGATCATCTGTTCCATCGTCTCCCTGGCCACGGGCAGTTCCTGGAGCACCGCGGGCACCGTGGGCATCGCCTTCATGGGCATCGGGGCGGGGCTGGGGATCCCGGCGCCGGTGACGGCGGGGATCATCATCTCCGGGGCCTACGTGGGGGACAAGATGTCCCCCCTGTCGGACACCACCAACCTGGCCCCGGCGGTGGCGGGGACGGACCTGTTCCAGCACATCCGGGCCATGTGCTGGACCACCATCCCCACCTACCTGGTGGTCTGCGTCATCGCCACGGTCATGGGGTTCCGGTACGCCGGGGGGTCTCTGGACGGGGCGAAGATCTCCGCCATCCAGGCCATCCTGGCGGGGGAGTTCCACATCAGCCTTCTGGGCTTCGTGCCTCCGATCATCGTCATCGCCCTGTGCGTGGCCAAGTGTCCCGCCATCCCGGGGCTCTTCTCGGGGGTGGCGGCGGGGGCCGCCATGGCCCTCATGGGGGGCTACTCCGTGGGGGACGTCCTGGGTTTCACCCTGGACGGCTACACCGCCGCCCTGGCGGGGGAGATCGCCGGTGCCCCGGACCTGGGGGCGGTGGCCAAGGTCCTGACGGACCACCAGGTGGTCGGCCTGTCCCCGGCGCTGGCCAGGGAGGTGGGGGGGATGCTGGATACCCTCCTCACCCGGGGGGGCATGATGTCCATGGCCAACACCATCGCCCTGATCACCTGCGCCCTCTCCTTCGGGGGCATCATGGAACGCTGCGGTTTCCTGGACGTGGTGCTGGAGGCCATCATGAAGATGGTCCGCACCGTCGGAGGGCTGGTGACCTCCGTCATCGTCTCCGCCGTCCTGAGCAACCTCTTTCTGGGGGACCAGTACCTGTCCCTGGTCATGCCCGGCCGGATCTTCAAGAGCGCCTTCGAGAAGAAGGGCCTCCACGCCCGGATGCTCTCCCGGACGTTGGAGGACGCGGGCACCATGACCTCCTCCCTGGTGCCCTGGAACACCTGCGGCGCCTACATGAGCGGGGCCCTGGGGGTGCCCACGGCGCAGTACATCCCCTACGCCTTCCTGAACTGGCTGAACCCCCTCATGGCCATCCTGCTCACCTACCTGGGCATCGGGGTGGCCTGGAGGGGGCGGGGGGGGGAGCCGGTCCTCGCCCGGACCCGTCCGGAGGAGCTGACGCACCTCTAA
- the kamA gene encoding lysine 2,3-aminomutase, producing MPDPSRSGEEVETLRDYRDIELWKDVTEAQWNDWRWQVANRITTVEVLRRVIPLSDPEAREIQESLGALRMAITPYYASLIDPKDPEDPVRRQAVPSILETHVAETDLRDPLHEDVDSPVPGLTHRYPDRGILLLTDQCSMYCRHCTRRRKAGETDHAYSRDRIAAALDYIRRTPTFRDVLFTGGDPFLVDDGTLDWVLTEVGSIPHVEIVRFGTRTPVVMPQRITDDLCALLKRHHPVWVNTHFNHPREITPQSRAACAKLANAGIPLGNQSVLLKGVNDCPYVFRELNQQLLTLRVRPYYIYQCDLSQGIEHFRTPVAKGLEIMEYLRGHTSGMAVPTFIVDAPGGGGKIPLLPNYLVSMSDKRVVLRNYEGVFSTYAEPADRISRCPEHCAAFCDRQKGFSREGLIPLLEGDSISLEPAALSRRERGTHQGS from the coding sequence ATGCCGGACCCTTCGCGGTCCGGCGAGGAGGTGGAGACGTTGCGGGACTACAGGGACATCGAACTGTGGAAGGACGTGACGGAAGCCCAGTGGAACGACTGGCGCTGGCAGGTGGCGAACCGGATCACCACCGTGGAGGTGCTGCGGAGGGTGATCCCCCTGAGCGATCCGGAGGCCCGGGAGATCCAGGAGAGCCTGGGGGCCCTGCGTATGGCCATCACTCCCTACTACGCCAGTCTGATCGATCCGAAGGACCCGGAGGACCCGGTGCGCCGCCAGGCGGTGCCCTCCATCCTGGAAACCCACGTGGCGGAGACGGACCTTCGGGACCCCCTGCACGAGGACGTGGACTCCCCCGTGCCGGGGCTGACCCATCGCTACCCCGACCGGGGGATCCTGCTCCTCACGGACCAGTGCTCCATGTACTGCCGCCACTGTACCCGGCGCCGGAAGGCGGGGGAGACGGACCACGCCTACTCCCGGGATCGGATCGCCGCAGCCCTGGACTATATCCGTCGGACCCCCACCTTCCGGGACGTGCTCTTCACCGGGGGGGACCCCTTCCTGGTGGACGACGGGACTCTGGACTGGGTGCTCACGGAGGTGGGCTCCATCCCCCACGTGGAGATCGTCCGGTTCGGGACCCGGACCCCCGTGGTGATGCCCCAGAGGATCACCGACGACCTCTGCGCCCTCCTCAAGCGACACCACCCGGTGTGGGTGAACACCCACTTCAACCACCCCCGGGAGATCACCCCCCAGTCCCGGGCGGCCTGCGCCAAGCTGGCGAACGCGGGAATCCCCCTGGGGAACCAGTCGGTGCTCCTCAAGGGGGTCAACGACTGTCCCTACGTCTTCCGGGAGCTGAACCAGCAGCTTTTGACCCTCCGGGTGCGGCCCTACTACATCTACCAGTGCGACCTCTCCCAGGGGATCGAGCATTTCCGCACCCCCGTGGCCAAGGGCCTGGAGATCATGGAGTACCTGCGGGGACACACCTCCGGCATGGCGGTGCCCACGTTCATCGTGGACGCCCCCGGGGGCGGGGGGAAGATCCCCCTCCTGCCCAACTACCTGGTGTCCATGTCGGACAAGCGGGTGGTACTGCGGAACTACGAGGGGGTGTTCAGCACCTACGCGGAGCCTGCGGATCGGATCAGCCGCTGTCCCGAACACTGCGCCGCCTTCTGCGACCGGCAGAAGGGCTTTTCCCGGGAGGGGCTGATCCCCCTGCTGGAAGGAGACTCCATCTCCCTGGAACCCGCCGCCCTGAGCCGTCGGGAACGGGGGACGCACCAAGGGAGCTGA
- the recQ gene encoding DNA helicase RecQ: protein MPDPLSLLRHVFGYRSFRPGQEPLVTALLEGRDALGVMPTGAGKSLCYQIPALAREGVTLVVSPLISLMKDQVDALRESGVAAEALHSALPEGEWPRILRRLRTESPCLLYVAPERLETPFFLQVLESLWVNLFVVDEAHCVSQWGHDFRPSYLRIPEALARLSHRPPLGAFTATATPEVREDIVLRLGLRDPLVLSTGFDRPNLSFRVERPRDKKAFLRDFLGPRGSRSGIVYCATRKAVEEVCAFLRDRGVGAVRYHAGLEDEEREANQEAFVRDRAPVMVATNAFGMGIDKSDVRFVVHYNMPLSLDGYYQEAGRAGRDGERSECLLLYAPGDVATARFLVGQAEGEEARRQGFRKLQAMVDYCHTPRCLRGTLLRYFGDRDVPERCGNCGSCDDGTELRDATLETKMVLSCVYRMGERAGGRRFSPALLTKVLKGGLDREVRSLGFQELSTWGLLRDMPREGIRDLVDTLAAEGYLALSDDDRPVATFTPRAWTFLKGQDRVLLPRRVPRSRAEGFWTPREEAAEDLFETLRALRRRIAEEQGVPPYVVFPDSTLRALCRLRPSTPEEFLEVPGVGESKLRRYGDRFLQLLSESP from the coding sequence TTGCCCGACCCGCTCTCCCTGCTGCGTCACGTCTTCGGCTACCGTTCCTTCCGCCCCGGGCAGGAGCCCCTGGTGACCGCCCTCCTGGAGGGACGGGACGCCTTGGGGGTGATGCCCACGGGGGCGGGAAAGTCCCTGTGCTACCAGATCCCCGCCCTGGCCCGGGAGGGGGTGACCCTGGTGGTGTCCCCCCTCATCTCCCTCATGAAGGACCAGGTGGACGCCCTCCGGGAGAGCGGGGTGGCGGCGGAGGCCCTGCACAGCGCCCTGCCGGAGGGGGAGTGGCCCCGGATCCTCCGGCGGCTGCGCACCGAGAGCCCCTGCCTGCTCTACGTGGCCCCGGAGCGCCTGGAGACCCCCTTCTTCCTCCAGGTGCTGGAATCCCTGTGGGTGAACCTCTTCGTGGTGGACGAGGCCCACTGCGTCTCCCAGTGGGGCCACGACTTCCGCCCCTCCTACCTGCGCATCCCCGAGGCCTTGGCCCGGCTCTCCCACCGCCCCCCCCTGGGGGCCTTCACCGCCACCGCCACCCCGGAGGTGCGGGAGGACATCGTCCTGCGTCTGGGGCTGCGGGACCCCCTGGTGCTCTCCACGGGCTTCGACCGGCCCAACCTCTCCTTCCGGGTGGAGCGTCCCCGGGACAAGAAGGCCTTTCTGCGGGACTTCCTGGGACCCCGGGGCAGCCGCTCGGGCATCGTGTACTGCGCCACCCGCAAGGCGGTGGAGGAGGTGTGCGCCTTCCTCCGGGACCGGGGGGTGGGGGCGGTGCGCTACCACGCGGGGCTGGAGGACGAGGAGCGGGAGGCGAACCAGGAGGCCTTCGTGCGGGACCGGGCCCCGGTGATGGTGGCCACCAACGCCTTCGGCATGGGCATCGACAAGTCCGACGTGCGCTTCGTGGTGCACTACAACATGCCCCTGAGCCTGGACGGGTACTACCAGGAGGCGGGCCGGGCGGGGCGGGACGGGGAGCGGAGCGAGTGCCTCCTTCTCTACGCCCCCGGGGACGTGGCCACCGCCCGGTTCCTGGTGGGGCAGGCGGAGGGGGAGGAGGCGCGGCGCCAGGGCTTCCGCAAGCTCCAGGCCATGGTGGACTACTGCCACACCCCCCGGTGTCTCCGGGGGACCCTGCTGCGCTACTTCGGGGATCGGGACGTGCCGGAGCGCTGCGGCAACTGCGGCTCCTGCGACGACGGGACGGAGCTGCGGGACGCCACCCTGGAGACCAAGATGGTCCTGTCCTGCGTGTACCGCATGGGGGAGCGAGCCGGGGGCAGGCGCTTTTCCCCCGCCCTCCTGACGAAGGTGCTCAAGGGGGGGCTGGACCGGGAGGTCCGGTCCCTGGGGTTCCAGGAACTCTCCACCTGGGGGCTGCTGCGGGACATGCCCCGGGAGGGGATCCGGGACCTGGTGGACACCCTGGCGGCGGAGGGATACCTGGCCCTCTCCGACGACGACCGGCCGGTGGCCACCTTCACCCCCCGGGCCTGGACCTTCCTCAAGGGGCAGGACCGGGTGCTCCTCCCCCGTCGGGTTCCCCGCTCCCGGGCGGAGGGGTTCTGGACCCCCCGGGAGGAGGCGGCGGAGGACCTCTTCGAGACCCTTCGGGCCCTGCGGCGGCGCATCGCCGAGGAGCAGGGGGTGCCCCCCTACGTGGTCTTCCCGGACAGCACCCTCCGGGCCCTGTGCCGCCTCCGTCCCTCCACCCCCGAGGAGTTCCTGGAGGTCCCCGGGGTGGGGGAGTCCAAGCTCCGTCGCTACGGGGACCGGTTCCTGCAGCTGCTTTCCGAATCCCCCTGA
- a CDS encoding mechanosensitive ion channel domain-containing protein, which translates to MRPIKRFLLCCLALACLSLGGLPARGQETAGATGEVSLPDLHRLDQEIAAARRDETSQNAARLGVPLEDLREYSDNLAVLRNLVLRIQAERRWLGELETRRKVLSADQGPAFPEGAPPYPLSLLDGIRDRMENAQRRLDKDRFLKRSYAADRESDLDELKNAQAEQRVLRERLDQAGLSRRERLRVAWKLEAALLDERLCRAALASLELRMKGIEAEQLLLTAGRDRDAQLLSALLPKVGYSAQDLEAQRHLVEEKLNLFARWARQNEEHQADLTGLLARRGGARGGKEDPEGEALDLLLSLYQRLEDQARQAEQVLLQTRQVWERRYSLLKGGDEAPEVSMLHRWKEENDLWIAFLRETVTERQQVLASFQTQVESLVRSLPAEKGEGEGGVRSELLRGIAETREQTLETIARFLALQALSGRFSDEIASRETKVGWWRNAQAAVSQAAGVAWERELWVVEGRSVTLGKVVQALGILLAGVFLANLLSRIVRARIHANEKRDIHLALLLQRLVYYLFVAGLVLFALHVVHIPLTAFAFLGGAVAIGIGVGAQDFFRNLISGLILMVEKPVRIRDIIEIDGEYAVVKEIDSRTAHVRTFDGVDLFLPNSAFLGDKIRNRTYAHRTVKVKVDVTVAYGSDPGTVRRLMLEAAEAHPRVLADPEPYVRFAEFQNSALLFRLTVFLSQEELVRSGRILEDARSDLRFALAESLPAAGIDIVPGGLMDVRFPAGDPFPKGNDGAPR; encoded by the coding sequence ATGAGACCCATCAAACGGTTTCTGCTCTGCTGCCTCGCCCTGGCCTGCCTGTCCCTGGGGGGCCTTCCCGCCCGGGGACAGGAGACGGCCGGCGCCACCGGGGAGGTGTCCCTCCCGGACCTCCACCGGCTGGACCAGGAGATCGCCGCGGCACGTCGGGACGAGACCTCCCAGAACGCCGCCCGCCTGGGGGTGCCCCTGGAGGACCTGCGGGAGTACAGCGACAACCTGGCGGTGCTCCGCAACCTGGTCCTGCGGATCCAGGCGGAGCGTCGCTGGCTCGGGGAGCTGGAGACCCGGAGGAAGGTCCTCTCGGCGGATCAGGGGCCGGCGTTTCCGGAGGGGGCTCCTCCCTACCCCCTTTCCCTCCTGGACGGGATCCGGGACCGCATGGAGAACGCCCAGCGGCGTCTGGACAAGGACCGGTTCCTCAAACGGTCCTACGCCGCAGACCGGGAGTCCGACCTGGACGAACTCAAGAACGCCCAGGCGGAGCAGCGGGTGCTGCGGGAAAGGCTGGACCAGGCGGGGCTTTCCCGCCGGGAGAGGCTGCGGGTCGCCTGGAAGCTGGAGGCCGCCCTCCTGGACGAGCGCCTGTGCCGGGCCGCCCTGGCGAGCCTGGAGCTTCGCATGAAGGGAATAGAGGCGGAGCAGCTTCTCCTGACCGCGGGACGGGACCGGGATGCACAGCTCCTGAGCGCCCTGCTCCCCAAGGTGGGCTACAGCGCCCAGGACCTCGAGGCCCAACGGCACCTGGTGGAGGAGAAGCTGAACCTCTTCGCCCGCTGGGCGCGGCAAAACGAGGAGCACCAGGCGGACCTGACGGGACTCCTGGCCCGCCGGGGAGGGGCTCGGGGGGGAAAGGAGGACCCGGAGGGGGAGGCCCTGGACCTGCTGCTCTCCCTGTACCAGCGTCTGGAGGATCAGGCGCGGCAGGCGGAGCAGGTTCTCCTTCAGACCCGCCAGGTCTGGGAACGGCGCTACAGCCTCCTGAAGGGGGGAGACGAGGCCCCGGAGGTGTCCATGCTCCACCGCTGGAAGGAGGAGAACGACCTCTGGATCGCCTTCCTCCGGGAGACCGTGACGGAGCGGCAACAGGTCCTGGCGAGTTTCCAGACCCAGGTGGAATCCCTGGTCCGAAGCCTTCCCGCCGAAAAAGGGGAGGGAGAAGGGGGCGTCCGGTCGGAGCTGCTCCGGGGCATCGCGGAGACCCGGGAACAGACCCTGGAGACCATCGCCCGGTTCCTGGCCCTTCAAGCCCTCTCGGGGCGTTTCTCCGACGAGATCGCCTCTCGGGAGACCAAGGTGGGGTGGTGGCGGAACGCCCAGGCGGCGGTCTCCCAGGCGGCGGGGGTGGCCTGGGAGCGGGAGCTGTGGGTGGTGGAGGGGCGTTCCGTCACCCTGGGCAAGGTGGTGCAGGCCCTGGGGATCCTCCTGGCCGGGGTCTTCCTGGCCAACCTTCTCTCCCGGATCGTCCGGGCCCGGATCCACGCCAACGAGAAGCGGGACATCCACCTGGCCCTGCTGCTCCAGCGGCTGGTGTACTACCTCTTCGTGGCGGGGCTGGTGCTCTTCGCCCTGCACGTGGTGCACATCCCCCTCACCGCCTTCGCCTTCCTGGGAGGCGCCGTGGCCATCGGGATCGGCGTGGGAGCCCAGGACTTCTTTCGAAACCTCATCAGCGGCCTCATCCTTATGGTGGAGAAGCCCGTGCGCATCCGGGACATCATCGAGATCGACGGGGAGTATGCCGTGGTGAAGGAGATCGACTCCCGCACCGCCCACGTGCGCACCTTCGACGGGGTGGACCTCTTCCTCCCCAACAGCGCTTTTCTGGGGGACAAGATCCGCAACCGTACCTACGCTCACCGGACCGTGAAGGTCAAGGTGGACGTCACCGTGGCCTACGGTTCCGACCCCGGGACGGTGCGCCGCCTGATGCTGGAGGCGGCGGAGGCCCACCCCCGCGTCCTGGCGGATCCGGAACCCTACGTGCGCTTCGCGGAGTTTCAAAACAGCGCCCTCCTCTTCCGACTCACCGTCTTCCTGTCCCAGGAGGAGCTGGTCCGGTCGGGGCGCATCCTGGAGGATGCCCGAAGCGACCTGCGCTTCGCCCTGGCGGAGAGCCTCCCCGCCGCGGGGATCGACATTGTCCCCGGCGGGCTCATGGACGTCCGTTTCCCCGCGGGGGACCCCTTCCCGAAGGGGAACGACGGGGCCCCGAGGTGA